The Pyrenophora tritici-repentis strain M4 chromosome 3, whole genome shotgun sequence genome has a window encoding:
- a CDS encoding AF-4 multi-domain protein produces the protein MPYSPSDAYKNTPNQPNQPQPRATQMPRNQQNANSGGTGYRGTAAPIAPYAFNSTPQLRQEKRSVSAPTPQALQQPPSHTTTQSRLGHPSHPSSSSDSTVSTSGSSNRSSGGPTMGVKDDSDLKKPVDSVAPSISLSTSIPDLSLSLGGDAPTKPSPGRYRRGAGRTDSSNSVPTGGTTPTQRSTTAGSSYITTSQSTPNGTSGAPELSPPFRPGHSRANSADDTQVIRSGGVDPAKRYRRRSFNGLEAENAAPSIVPLQAASATGQNTNSSTNTTRPSSSSRTESRPDSNQSHERQGSAGSASSNNSSAPQSRPAANTQRSYASVAGGTSSKAPESNRRQAPSPLSHPISPSEPTTPANAVAASAAMQHLSAVNDKDKGMKSRLRRAFSFGSAAELRRASAENNISVERAKLRKDKYQNDEDAEQAAIIAKQEAAGIGAGIYSGQGGIGSTDNLSIQSAASSASVMLRKMGHGMKKGTKSIKGLFRPKSVIGVPAADGPITRPSVGQVSLVTVEAERQKVNVNADPHEQTRGGTGYPRLERNSIDAGRSAEIVNPSNPAAEAASRKSIVGSDRDRAEVLSSMKKGILKRAGTNSDSGSPVLKPVDTVPNVGSSRSSSPDTPKTEVTQSRNEDYFAKPPRIHNGSTRSLPTTPHGGMRNISFSPRIQFHDAWSPQDYDRRGDIATCNRLTPMLAQQIKEELNSFKMEMEVHELSKPHTHFF, from the exons ATGCCCTACTCGCCGTCCGATGCCTACAAAAACACGCCAAACCAGCCAAACCAGCCACAACCACGGGCCACGCAGATGCCGCGCAACCAGCAGAATGCAAACTCTGGAGGTACAGGATACAGAGGGACTGCCGCTCCCATAGCCCCGTATGCCTTCAACAGCACGCCGCAGCTGCGCCAGGAGAAAAGGTCTGTCTCTGCACCAACCCCTCAGGCCCTGCAGCAGCCCCCCAGCCACACCACCACCCAGTCCCGACTCGGACATCCCTCCCACCCATCCTCTTCTTCCGACTCCACAGTATCCACTTCTGGTTCTTCCAATCGCTCGTCGGGCGGTCCAACCATGGGTGTAAAAGATGATAGTGACCTTAAGAAGCCCGTCGACAGTGTCGCGCCCTCAATATCCCTGTCCACTTCGATACCAGACCTTTCGCTCTCATTAGGCGGCGATGCACCGACAAAGCCGTCGCCGGGCCGATATCGACGTGGCGCTGGGCGGACAGACTCGTCAAACAGTGTTCCCACAGGCGGCACTACTCCTACGCAGCGCTCTACGACGGCCGGATCTTCGTACATAACAACGTCGCAGTCTACGCCAAATGGAACCTCAGGAGCCCCTGAGCTGTCACCGCCCTTCAGGCCAGGACATAGTCGAGCGAACAGTGCAGACGATACGCAAGTTATTCGATCAGGCGGTGTGGATCCCGCTAAGCGATACAGAAGACGAAGTTTCAATGGACTGGAAGCAGAAAACGCAGCCCCAAGCATTGTACCATTGCAGGCTGCCTCGGCCACCGGCCAAAACACAAACTCGAGCACGAATACCACCAGGCCTTCGAGCTCAAGTCGCACCGAAAGCCGCCCAGACTCGAATCAAAGTCATGAGAGACAGGGCAGCGCAGGCAGTGCTTCTTCGAACAACTCCTCAGCCCCCCAG TCTCGACCGGCTGCAAACACTCAACGAAGTTATGCCTCCGTAGCTGGAGGAACTTCTTCCAAAGCACCTGAGTCGAACAGACGTCAAGCACCTTCCCCCTTGTCACATCCCATCTCTCCGTCAGAGCCCACGACCCCTGCAAATGCTGTAGCAGCCAGTGCGGCTATGCAACATCTCAGTGCTGTGAATGACAAGGACAAGGGTATGAAGTCCCGTCTACGACGGGCATTCTCTTTCGGCAGTGCCGCAGAGCTTCGACGAGCCTCCGCTGAGAATAACATTTCAGTCGAGCGTGCCAAGCTGAGGAAAGACAAATACCAGAATGACGAGGACGCTGAGCAAGCAGCTATCATTGCAAAGCAAGAGGCGGCAGGTATTGGCGCTGGTATCTACTCTGGTCAAGGTGGCATAGGCTCAACTGACAATCTGTCTATACAGTCGGCTGCATCGTCTGCCTCTGTTATGCTTCGAAAGATGGGTCATGGTATGAAGAAGGGTACCAAATCTATCAAGGGTCTATTCCGACCAAAGTCTGTCATTGGCGTACCTGCTGCAGATGGACCCATCACCAGGCCCAGCGTTGGCCAAGTTTCTCTAGTCACAGTTGAGGCAGAAAGACAAAAGGTCAATGTCAACGCAGACCCCCACGAACAGACCAGGGGTGGTACTGGCTACCCCAGACTGGAACGCAACTCGATTGATGCAGGGCGATCTGCAGAGATTGTAAATCCCTCCAACCCTGCGGCCGAAGCTGCATCAAGAAAGAGCATTGTAGGGTCCGACCGTGACCGTGCAGAGGTTCTCTCTTCGATGAAGAAGGGTATTTTGAAAC GTGCTGGTACAAACTCGGATTCTGGTTCTCCTGTTCTTAAGCCTGTAGACACAGTTCCCAACGTAGGGTCATCGAGATCCAGCTCCCCCGATACACCAAAGACGGAGGTTACGCAATCCCGTAATGAGGATTACTTTGCAAAGCCACCGCGCATTCACAACGGCAGCACGAGGAGTCTTCCTACTACGCCACATGGCGGCATGCGCAACATCAGCTTCAGCCCACGCATTCAGTTCCATGACGCATGGTCACCACAGGATTACGATCGCAGGGGTGACATTGCAACGTGTAATAGGCTTACACCGATGCTTGCGCAACAGATCAAAGAAGAACTGAACTCTTTCAAGATG GAGATGGAAGTTCACGAGCTCTCGAAACCACACACCCATTTCTTCTAA
- a CDS encoding 40S ribosomal protein eS25: MAPAATGGKKQKKKWSKGKVKDKAQHAVVLDKQTNDKLQKDVQSYRLITVATLVDRLKINGSLARKALADLEANGQIKKVVGHSKLSIYTRAVGAAE, from the exons ATG GCACCTGCAGCAACTGGAGgcaagaagcagaagaagaagtggTCCAAGGGCAAGG TCAAGGACAAGGCTCAACACGCCGTCGTTCTCGACAAGCAGACCAACGACAAGCTCCAGAAGGATGTCCAGTCTTACCGCCTCATCACCGTTGCTACCCTCGTCGATCGCTTGAAGATCAACGGCTCACTCGCGCGGAAAGCGCTCGCCGACCTCGAGGCCAACGGCCAGATCAAGAAGGTTGTCGGACACTCCAAGCTCAGCATCTACA CACGAGCGGTTGGCGCCGCCGAGTAA
- a CDS encoding GimC, Prefoldin, chaperonin cofactor, which yields MQRRMLTKDEEASAQNEDLEVRREDQEKINRFSSLHQKEEILEEELRAKIKEKEDLEEISGELELVDEEEKVPYKVGDCFVSLPQPQVLELLSSSTETIDGEVEALKSKLEGIQEEMGELKKALYGRFGRSINLET from the exons ATGCAGCGTCGTATG CTCACCAAAGACGAGGAGGCTTCAGCGCAGAACGAAGACCTTGAAGTGCGACGTGAAGACCAGGAGAAGATCAACAGGTTCAGCTCCTTACACCAGAAAGAAGAAATTCTCGAAGAAGAGCTGCGTGCGAAAATT aaggagaaggaggacCTTGAGGAAATCTCAGGCGAGTTAGAGCTAGTCGATGAGGAGGAAAAAGTACC ATACAAGGTCGGCGATTGCTTCGTATCATTACCGCAGCCCCAGGTCCTTGAGCTCTTGAGCTCATCAACAGAGACTATCGATGGCGAGGTAGAGGCTCTCAAGTCAAAGCTTGAAGGTATCCAGGAAGAGATGGGAGAGCTAAAGAAGGCGCTGTACGGACGTTTCGGTCGCAGCATCAACCTCGAGACATAA
- a CDS encoding Vps39-2 multi-domain protein, with protein sequence MAEAASHIRRKPPQHGPYILRKLVANLPLSADGDSADVRITCVEVWNGNLYVGTSTAEIIHFVLLPPEPDNPSEEPTAIIASRLEPPHNDSNGPGVQHILLLPSIGKACVLCNNTLSIYSLPELSPDSSFKPISCLWVGGVDLNEDFDASPDDGVVVVIGLKKRLRLVQISENSPPKAIKAIEYGGCLVSVRRDTFSCAADAHSYALLDVVHQQKIGLFPISSLDPDAGDVGGAAEHLATVPNAPSRSVSNASPHPRGPEEQRGHTRSTSLNVLGIGSPSSRTASPRPAVRRHGFDVPESLSRDLSPAPPRSPGHAPMGSESSEQAFSHPRSGATSPDKPLPPPPPGGDSVQIEESPLPQPPQFVPLKPHVASPNPNEFLLTVGTTPLDQGVGMFVNLDGDMCRGSIQFSSYPDAIAVDGTGIDLSASMSPDMNADEGYVLAAVHQETDGGMAYGVEIQRWDVDPSAGEVDKYWLDFDRLGLPGHSKGSHIPTPIGMRTVIQPYDLIIPEVGAALTMQPLQLKSSGNAVEKVSEAAKAQKRADREFAERLSKLQSQTVVWTGDQIWWTVRNPLVTRLDARIEEAQYALTGDGTRIHPNRGLLERLLGDIRGQEPRNEAEYLSLIYIRQKASLLLFMDVVLRTQADGIILENEKRITEQALIEGEMDPRVVLSLMPILNQEVVQGAEGIQIYGGITTLVEQFLYQNDLSTVSKNASGPFRDNLLQFVKRYLQFWRRRKGMASVTNDPYVFRTVDAALLHILLLLDQGSPRGTSSPSPHRTELYDLLDREVECFDRAVELLEQFKRLFLLSRLYQGNCKASVKASKVLATWKRIIEGEEDKGGELVDGEHRVRDYLTKIRDQALVEEYGTWLANRNPKLGVKVFADDQSRVKFEPTRAVALLKEKAPGAVKEYLEYLVFDIKKHPQYVNELIAFYLDTVITELESKPESRATLSQSYETYRILEPPKPTYYSFIIDNSLDVEWWSARLRLLQLLGDTSSYDVDAVLSRLQPYEQELVSEMIILNGRRERHEEALKLLTHGLGDYNTALNYCLYGYASIHRPITAGAPPVSQNQIPIRAEQSRMLGFLLQEFLKIEDLSQRVERTSELLERFGGWLDVADVLAILPDEWSVDVFSGFLVQALGKLVREKSESDIVRALSDAQNSQMSNELVEKREELGATFERAA encoded by the exons ATGGCAGAAGCAGCTTCTCATATCCGGCGCAAGCCTCCACAACATGGCCCCTACATCCTCCGCAAGCTCGTCGCGAACCTGCCACTGTCTGCCGACGGAGACTCTGCTGATGTGCGCATAACCTGTGTCGAAGTATGGA ATGGCAATCTCTACGTGGGTACCTCCACAGCCGAGATCATCCACTTCGTTCTGCTTCCACCCGAGCCCGATAATCCCTCTGAAGAGCCCACCGCCATCATTGCCTCGCGCCTAGAACCTCCGCACAACGATAGTAACGGGCCTGGCGTACAGCACATCTTACTACTCCCCAGCATCGGCAAGGCTTGCGTACTATGCAACAATACTCTTTCCATATACTCACTTCCTGAGCTCAGTCCCGACTCTTCCTTTAAGCCGATAAGTTGTTTATGGGTCGGAGGCGTGGATCTAAACGAAGATTTCGATGCTTCGCCTGATGATGGTGTAGTCGTAGTCATCGGACTGAAGAAAAGACTGCGGTTGGTGCAGATATCCGAGAACTCCCCTCCAAAAGCAATCAAGGCAATTGAATATGGCGGTTGCCTAGTTTCAGTGCGTCGAGACACCTTCTCGTGTGCTGCCGATGCCCATTCGTATGCCCTCTTGGACGTCGTACATCAGCAGAAGATTGGTCTTTTCCCAATCTCCTCCTTGGATCCAGACGCTGGCGACGTCGGTGGCGCAGCTGAGCATCTGGCGACCGTACCTAATGCGCCCTCTAGAAGCGTCTCTAATGCAAGTCCACACCCAAGAGGCCCTGAAGAGCAGCGTGGCCATACCAGGAGTACAAGTTTGAATGTTCTTGGCATAGGCAGTCCCTCCTCTCGAACAGCGAGCCCACGTCCTGCAGTCCGGCGGCATGGCTTTGATGTGCCAGAGTCGCTTTCTCGTGATCTATCACCCGCTCCACCACGATCACCGGGCCATGCTCCAATGGGTAGCGAGAGTTCAGAGCAAGCATTTAGCCATCCTCGCAGTGGGGCGACGTCGCCTGACAAACCATTACCACCGCCTCCTCCAGGAGGGGACAGCGTACAAATTGAGGAGTCTCCATTACCACAGCCTCCGCAATTTGTCCCTTTGAAACCTCATGTCGCATCACCGAACCCAAATGAGTTCCTACTCACTGTCGGCACAACGCCTCTTGATCAAGGCGTCGGTATGTTTGTGAATCTTGATGGAGACATGTGTAGAGGCAGCATACAGTTTAGCAGTTATCCCGACGCTATCGCTGTGGATGGCACCGGTATAGATCTATCAGCATCCATGAGTCCAGATATGAACGCTGATGAAGGCTACGTACTGGCGGCTGTACATCAAGAGACGGATGGTGGTATGGCCTATGGCGTTGAAATTCAACGATGGGATGTTGATCCGAGTGCTGGAGAAGTCGACAAATACTGGCTTGACTTCGACCGACTTGGCTTACCAGGCCACAGCAAAGGTTCGCATATTCCAACACCTATAGGTATGCGAACTGTAATACAGCCATATGACCTCATTATTCCAGAGGTCGGGGCAGCACTTACCATGCAGCCATTACAACTCAAGTCCTCTGGAAACGCGGTCGAAAAAGTCTCTGAAGCGGCAAAAGCTCAAAAGAGGGCAGACCGTGAGTTCGCCGAGCGCTTATCAAAACTGCAGTCGCAGACCGTTGTCTGGACCGGTGATCAGATCTGGTGGACTGTACGCAACCCACTGGTGACTCGTCTAGACGCGCGAATTGAGGAAGCTCAATACGCTTTGACGGGAGACGGGACGCGCATACATCCCAACCGGGGTTTGTTGGAGAGACTCCTCGGCGATATACGGGGACAAGAACCTCGCAACGAGGCTGAATATCTTAGTCTGATTTACATTCGCCAGAAAGCCTCACTCTTGCTCTTCATGGACGTCGTCCTACGTACGCAAGCGGACGGGATTATCCTCGAGAACGAAAAACGCATTACTGAACAAGCACTCATCGAAGGAGAGATGGATCCGCGAGTTGTTTTGAGCCTTATGCCGATTCTTAATCAGGAGGTGGTCCAAGGAGCAGAAGGTATCCAGATATATGGCGGAATAACAACGCTTGTTGAACAGTTCTTGTATCAGAACGATCTCTCGACTGTGTCAAAGAACGCTAGCGGACCCTTCCGCGACAACCTTCTCCAGTTCGTAAAGAGATATCTTCAATTTTGGAGGAGAAGAAAGGGAATGGCGAGTGTAACAAACGATCCATACGTATTCAGAACTGTGGATGCGGCGTTGCTCCATATCCTTCTACTACTGGATCAGGGCAGTCCGAGGGGTACTTCCAGTCCCAGTCCTCACCGAACAGAACTCTATGACTTGCTTGACAGAGAGGTAGAGTGCTTTGATCGAGCTGTCGAATTGTTGGAACAGTTCAAGCGTCTTTTCCTATTAAGTCGACTGTACCAGGGCAATTGCAAAGCCTCCGTCAAAGCATCGAAGGTGCTCGCAACTTGGAAAAGGATCATAGAGGGCGAGGAAGACAAGGGCGGCGAACTTGTAGATGGCGAGCATAGGGTGCGAGACTACCTAACAAAAATCCGGGACCAAGCTCTTGTCGAAGAGTATGGAACATGGCTTGCAAATCGCAACCCAAAGCTTGGTGTCAAAGTCTTTGCAGATGATCAGAGTAGAGTCAAGTTCGAGCCTACTCGAGCTGTCGCTCTATTGAAAGAGAAAGCTCCGGGTGCAGTCAAGGAGTATCTGGAGTACCTCGTCTTCGACATCAAAAAG CATCCTCAATATGTTAATGAACTTATCGCTTTTTACCTCGATACCGTCATTACCGAGCTGGAAAGCAAACCAGAATCACGAGCCACTTTATCGCAAAGCTACGAAACATATCGTATTCTAGAGCCGCCAAAACCAACATATTACTCCTTTATCATTGACAATAGTCTCGATGTTGAGTGGTGGAGTGCACGACTTCGCTTGCTCCAACTACTTGGGGACACGTCTTCTTACGACGTGGACGCCGTTCTGTCTCGTCTGCAGCCCTATGAACAAGAGCTGGTATCAGAGATGATAATCCTAAACGGGCGACGGGAGAGACACGAAGAAGCACTGAAGTTGTTGACACACGGCCTAGGTGACTACAACACTGCATTAAACTATTGTTTATACGGATACGCATCAATACACCGACCCATCACCGCCGGTGCTCCACCTGTTTCGCAGAACCAGATACCCATCCGCGCCGAACAGTCACGCATGCTCGGCTTCCTTTTGCAGGAGTTTTTGAAGATTGAGGATCTTTCGCAGCGTGTAGAGCGCACAAGCGAACTTTTAGAGCGCTTCGGGGGTTGGCTCGATGTTGCTGATGTATTGGCTATCCTGCCCGACGAATGGTCAGTTGATGTATTTTCGGGATTCTTGGTACAAGCTTTAGGTAAGTTGGTCAGGGAAAAGTCGGAGAGTGATATTGTTAGAGCGCTTAGCGATGCGCAAAACAGTCAGATGAGTAATGAGTTGGTAGAGAAGAGGGAAGAACTAGGCGCTACGTTTGAGAGGGCTGCTTAG
- a CDS encoding CASP-C multi-domain protein, translating into MEGGMDLEERIETQVNTDTQAPGAEEEQEEENKFQKAIGAWRNIDLTTLIPQLDTVASDLVAHQRDTLTQRKDLAQKTKDFRKLDDASKLNDIKALLKSYQNFIDLISNQSKTVQAAFFQVYSPLSEAPDPYPLLEASVDSLVTSEELVPKLTSENERLQKTVAKLTTQLDDSEKKLEEERAARKSLEDARDSKIKEVEASWSAVLNEKQDNWQSKERSLEEKVENQDRLLKELKASYEVSQRLGQGEAAEEEGGRGATAAELEIVSSELERTSHRLAEITARNEQLRLELAQSASAPAQQVAVEDDPAFLRLRSENSSLLRKLENARFEKDSERTRLETETRSLEREIKSLKSEKEALREKVQKWSDYENVKQELEVLKSIEFATGDDDDEATEITLSQNGASGKGKGETLEQLLLARNKKLSNELTVMRVSHQDLQSRLEALQEELSNTNMDLEKSRQLNETLEADLEKVQQEATNAFDPSGQSVAGTYVSRHQQSSFAGRRGRSSPTSSIISGFDNSSHTTTLASLRAGGGGGEVMGGGSGILPMVTAQRDRFKKRNSELEAELQKSYQTVSSLRSEIGALQKDNLDLYEKTRFVSSYNAVNRGPVSSASSYSANPNPSAINIGDEGSAVDTKYRSAYESNLSPFAAFRGRESARAMKRMHLFERMVLRVTKFVLQSRTSRNMFAGYLLALHFMVFYFLFSYETSAAGAATMVGPSVPGGPAPGPEDAATWHKDEAGTS; encoded by the exons ATGGAGGGAGGAATGGACTTGGAAGAGCGCATCGAGACGCAAGTCAATACCGACACGCAAGCGCCTGGCGCCGAAGaggagcaagaagaagagaacAAGTTTCAAAAAGCCATCGGCGCATGGCGGA ATATCGACCTTACTACGCTTATTCCACAGCTCGACACGGTAGCCTCTGACCTCGTCGCACACCAGCGGGACACTCTCACACAAAGGAAAGACCTCGCGCAAAAGACCAAGGATTTTAGGAAACTCGATGATGCGAGCAAGCTAAACGACATCAAGGCCCTCTTGAAGT CATACCAGAACTTTATTGATCTCATATCCAACCAGTCCAAGACGGTACAGGCTGCCTTCTTCCAAGTCTACTCGCCGCTTTCCGAAGCGCCCGACCCGTATCCTCTGCTTGAAGCCTCGGTCGACTCGCTCGTCACATCCGAGGAGCTCGTACCAAAACTCACGTCCGAGAACGAGCGTCTTCAGAAGACGGTAGCCAAGCTCACCACACAACTCGATGATTCGGAGAAGAAGCTGGAGGAAGAGCGAGCAGCCCGCAAGTCGCTCGAAGATGCCAGGGATAGCAAGATCAAGGAAGTCGAGGCTTCGTGGTCGGCTGTCTTGAACGAGAAACAGGACAACTGGCAGTCCAAGGAGAGGAGCTTGGAGGAAAAGGTCGAGAACCAAGATCGCCTGCTCAAGGAACTCAAGGCCAGCTACGAGGTCTCGCAGCGGCTTGGCCAGGGAGAGGCGGCCGAAGAGGAGGGTGGACGAGGCGCCACAGCTGCAGAGCTCGAGATTGTCAGCTCCGAGCTTGAGCGAACAAGCCATCGTCTGGCCGAAATTACTGCCCGAAACGAACAGTTGCGCTTGGAACTGGCCCAGTCTGCGTCCGCACCAGCCCAACAGGTTGCAGTCGAAGACGACCCCGCCTTCCTACGCCTACGATCGGAGAACTCTTCGCTGCTACGGAAGCTGGAAAATGCGCGCTTTGAGAAGGATTCCGAGCGCACACGCCTAGAGACGGAGACACGAAGCTTGGAGAGAGAAATCAAGTCACTGAAGAGTGAGAAGGAGGCGCTTCGCGAAAAGGTCCAAAAATGGAGCGACTACGAAAATGTCAAGCAAGAGCTGGAGGTGCTAAAG TCAATCGAGTTTGCAACAGgagatgacgacgacgaagcAACTGAAATCACTCTATCCCAGAACGGTGCATCTGGCAAGGGCAAGGGCGAAACCCTGGAGCAGCTCCTGCTTGCTCGCAACAAGAAGCTAAGCAACGAGCTCACAGTCATGCGCGTATCGCACCAAGACCTTCAGAGCAGACTAGAAGCTCTCCAAGAGGAGCTCTCCAATACAAACATGGACTTGGAGAAGTCGCGACAACTCAACGAGACCCTAGAGGCCGATCTCGAAAAGGTCCAACAGGAGGCTACAAATGCCTTTGACCCGTCAGGCCAATCAGTGGCTGGTACATATGTGTCGCGGCACCAACAGTCATCGTTTGCTGGACGACGAGGTCGGTCATCGCCTACGTCCTCGATCATTTCTGGCTTTGATAACTCGTCGCATACCACGACACTTGCGTCTCTTCGCGCGGGAGGTGGCGGCGGCGAAGTCATGGGTGGTGGCTCCGGTATCTTGCCCATGGTCACCGCACAACGTGACCGCTTCAAGAAGCGCAACTCGGAGCTCGAGGCCGAGCTACAGAAGTCCTACCAGACCGTTTCCTCACTACGGAGCGAGATTGGCGCATTGCAGAAAGACAACCTGGATCTGTATGAGAAGACGAGGTTTGTCAGCAGCTATAACGCTGTAAATCGGGGCCCGGTATCCAGTGCGTCGAGTTATTCTGCGAACCCGAACCCGTCTGCTATCAATATTGGAGATGAAGGTTCAGCAGTCGACACCAAATACCGGTCTGCATACGAATCCAACCTCAGCCCCTTTGCGGCGTTCCGAGGCCGCGAAAGTGCAAGAGCAATGAAACGCATGCACCTTTTCGAACGCATGGTACTGCGCGTAACAAAGTTTGTCCTCCAGTCACGGACAAGTCGTAACATGTTCGCCGGATACTTGTTGGCACTCCACTTTATGGTGTTTTATTTTTTGTTTAGTTATGAAACGAGTGCAGCAGGTGCAGCGACCATGGTCGGGCCCAGCGTACCCGGAGGACCAGCCCCCGGACCGGAAGATGCAGCAACTTGGCATAAAGATGAAGCGGGGACGTCGTAA
- a CDS encoding phosphatidylinositol:UDP-GlcNAc transferase PIG-A codes for MPYNIAMVSDNFYPQPGGVESHMYQLSSKLIDRGHKVIVITHAYAGRTGVRYLTNGLKVYYVPFFVIYRETTFPTVFSFFPIFRNIVIRESIEIVHGHASLSSLCHEAILHARTMGLRTVFTDHSLFGFADAGSILTNKLLKFTLSDVDHVICVSHTCKENTVLRASLDPLMVSVIPNAVVAENFRPLSYDANDSTQTKAPGPRQPMGPDDIITVIVIQRLYYNKGTDLLVAAIPHIVAANPNVRFIIAGNGPKAIDLEQMIERNVLQDKVLMIGPVRHEEVRDVMVRGHIYLCPSLTEAFGTVIVEAASCGLYVVATRVGGIPEVLPTHMVEFAAPEEDELVEATGRAIAKLRAGKVRTELFHNQVKQMYSWTDIAQRTERVYDGISGVISHSEFYQGAGAAGAWSATRGRAGVQSFALIERLKRYFGCGIWAGKLFCICVIVDYLFYLILEIFAPRSRIDICKDWPKKMMQSKGDMYKRLGNDAGEGRDTLPRKRSSRHRKPKREESDES; via the exons ATGCCTTACAATATCGC TATGGTCAGCGATAACTTCTACCCTCAGCCTG GAGGAGTGGAGAGTCACATGTACCAATTGTCCAGC AAACTCATTGATCGCGGACACAAAGTTATCGTCATTACACACGCCTACGCTGGCCGGACAGGTGTTCGTTACCTGACCAATGGCCTCAAGGTTTACTACGTCCCGTTCTTCGTAATCTACCGCGAAACCACCTTTCCGACCgtcttctccttctttccCATCTTCCGCAACATTGTAATTCGCGAGAGTATCGAAATCGTACACGGACATGCTAGTCTCAGTAGCTTGTGTCATGAGGCTATCTTGCATGCGCGGACAATGGGACTGAGGACCGTGTTTACAGACCATAGTCTGTTTGGCTTCGCGGATGCTGGCAGCATACTTACGAACAAGCTGTTGAAGTTTACTCTTAGTGATGTGGACCATGTGATATGTGTCAGCCATACCTG CAAAGAGAACACAGTCCTTAGGGCCTCCTTGGATCCTCTCATGGTCTCAGTTATCCCCAATGCAGTCGTCGCCGAGAACTTCCGCCCTCTCTCATACGATGCAAACGACTCGACGCAAACCAAAGCACCTGGACCACGGCAGCCAATGGGACCAGACGACATCATTACCGTCATCGTAATCCAACGACTGTACTACAACAAGGGTACCGATCTGCTGGTGGCTGCTATACCTCACATCGTCGCTGCAAACCCAAATGTTCGTTTCATCATCGCTGGCAACGGGCCCAAGGCCATCGATCTGGAACAAATGATAGAAAGAAACGTGTTACAGGACAAGGTACTCATGATCGGCCCTGTCCGTCATGAAGAGGTACGGGATGTCATGGTTCGAGGTCACATTTACCTCTGTCCATCGCTCACCGAAGCCTTTGGCACCGTCATCGTAGAAGCTGCGTCTTGTGGGCTTTACGTAGTGGCTACACGAGTTGGGGGTATACCAGAAGTGCTTCCGACTCACATGGTTGAGTTCGCAGCACCTGAAGAGGATGAACTTGTTGAAGCTACTGGACGCGCAATTGCAAAGCTACGAGCCGGGAAAGTTCGGACTGAACTTTTCCATAACCAGGTCAAGCAGATGTATTCTTGGACTGACATTGCACAACGAACCGAAAGGGTATATGATGGTATCAGCGGCGTTATCAGTCACAGTGAGTTCTACCAAGGTGCAGGAGCAGCTGGCGCATGGAGCGCCACTCGAGGCAGAGCTGGTGTGCAGAGCTTTGCACTTATTGAGCGCTTGAAGAGATACTTTGGGTGTGGAATCTGGGCCGGAAAGCTCTTCTGCATTTGTGTCATTGTCGACTATCTGTTTTACCTGATTCTGGAGATTTTCGCCCCCAGGTCACGAATCGACATCTGCAAGGATTGGCCCAAAAAGATGATGCAATCGAAAGGAGACATGTACAAGAGGCTTGGAAACGATGCAGGCGAAGGGAGGGACACGCTTCCCAGGAAGAGAAGCTCTAGGCATCGTAAACCGAAGCGAGAAGAGTCGGACGAGAGCTag